Proteins co-encoded in one Candidatus Polarisedimenticolaceae bacterium genomic window:
- a CDS encoding dihydroorotase, with protein MTLLLRNARLVDPEAGWDGPGDVLIDGGRVTRVAKTIAPDGAKEIDLGGLVVCPGFIDMHVHLREPGQEWKETIATGTRAAAAGGFTGVACMPNTEPPIDSRSVVEFVLAQARLHGVVPVYPIGCVSKAQKGEELAEMGDMALAGARGFSDDGKPVASAGLMRRALEYAQIFDLPVIDHCEEPTLVKGGVVHEGEISTRLGLAGWPGVAEDIMVSRDILLAEATGGAVHIAHMSTGRAAGLVRSAKASGIRVTCEVTPHHIALTDEAVLGYDADAKMNPPLRRPTDREALLAAIADGTVDAIATDHAPHHADEKCVEFSRAPFGVVGLETAVSICLDRLVHGGIVPLARLVELLSAGPARVLRLAKGSLKPGSDADVTVLDLDREVKVDAGRFASKSSNTPFRGWTLRGAAVMTIVGGHVVHDAR; from the coding sequence GTGACGCTGTTGCTCAGGAACGCTAGGCTCGTCGACCCGGAGGCGGGGTGGGACGGCCCCGGCGACGTGCTCATCGACGGCGGCCGCGTGACGCGGGTCGCGAAGACGATCGCCCCGGACGGAGCGAAGGAGATCGACCTCGGCGGTCTCGTCGTGTGCCCCGGATTCATCGACATGCACGTCCACCTCCGCGAGCCCGGGCAGGAATGGAAGGAGACGATCGCCACCGGGACACGCGCGGCGGCGGCGGGAGGGTTCACCGGCGTTGCCTGCATGCCGAACACCGAGCCGCCGATCGACTCGCGCTCGGTCGTCGAGTTCGTCCTCGCGCAGGCGCGCCTCCACGGCGTCGTGCCGGTCTATCCGATCGGGTGCGTCTCGAAGGCACAGAAGGGCGAGGAGCTCGCCGAGATGGGGGACATGGCGCTCGCCGGCGCGCGCGGGTTCTCCGACGACGGCAAGCCGGTCGCCTCGGCGGGGCTCATGCGACGCGCTCTCGAGTACGCGCAGATCTTCGACCTCCCGGTCATCGACCACTGCGAGGAGCCGACGCTCGTCAAGGGGGGCGTCGTCCACGAAGGGGAGATCTCGACGCGCCTCGGCCTCGCCGGATGGCCGGGCGTCGCCGAGGACATCATGGTTTCCCGCGACATCCTCCTCGCGGAGGCGACCGGCGGCGCCGTCCACATCGCGCACATGTCGACGGGGCGCGCCGCCGGCCTCGTGCGGAGTGCGAAGGCGTCGGGCATCCGCGTCACCTGCGAGGTCACCCCGCACCACATCGCCCTCACCGACGAGGCGGTCCTCGGTTATGACGCCGACGCCAAGATGAATCCGCCGCTCCGGCGGCCGACCGACCGCGAGGCGCTCCTCGCCGCGATCGCCGACGGGACGGTCGACGCGATCGCCACCGACCACGCACCGCATCACGCCGACGAGAAGTGCGTGGAGTTCTCGCGCGCGCCGTTCGGGGTCGTCGGGCTCGAGACGGCGGTGTCGATCTGCCTCGACCGCCTGGTCCACGGCGGGATCGTGCCTCTCGCGCGCCTCGTCGAGCTGCTCTCGGCGGGGCCCGCGCGCGTCCTGCGGCTCGCCAAGGGATCGCTCAAGCCGGGATCGGACGCCGACGTCACCGTCCTCGACCTCGACCGCGAGGTGAAGGTCGATGCCGGTCGCTTCGCGTCGAAGAGCTCGAACACCCCGTTCCGCGGATGGACGCTGCGCGGGGCCGCCGTGATGACGATCGTCGGCGGCCACGTCGTCCACGACGCCCGCTAG
- a CDS encoding dihydroorotate dehydrogenase, which produces MSPDLSVAVGSVRLKNPVLTASGTFGYGLEFLPFLDLAELGGLVTKGLSPKPRRGNPPERIVETPAGMLNAIGLQNVGVDAFIAEKLPLLRPHDTAVVANVFGETEGEYVEVLEKLDGAAGIAAVELNVSCPNVEAGGMIFGNDPKALAQVVRVCRRATRLPLWVKLSPNVTDIRETARAAEAEGADAISLVNTFVGMAVNVEKRRPVLANGSGGLSGPAIRPLAVWLTWQVRRAVKIPIVGMGGIMTGRDAVEFLLAGASAVQVGTANFVTPRAAVDVIDGLRAWLAERGIKAAAELTGALKSAEAASVPA; this is translated from the coding sequence GTGAGCCCCGATCTGTCGGTCGCCGTCGGCTCGGTGCGCCTCAAGAACCCGGTGCTGACCGCCTCGGGAACGTTCGGCTACGGTCTCGAGTTCCTCCCGTTCCTCGATCTCGCCGAGCTCGGCGGTCTCGTCACGAAGGGGCTCTCTCCGAAGCCGCGACGCGGCAACCCGCCCGAGCGTATCGTCGAGACCCCCGCGGGCATGCTCAACGCGATCGGCCTCCAGAACGTCGGGGTCGACGCCTTCATCGCGGAGAAGCTCCCGCTCCTGCGGCCCCACGACACCGCCGTCGTCGCGAACGTCTTCGGCGAGACGGAGGGAGAGTACGTCGAGGTCCTGGAGAAGCTCGACGGCGCGGCCGGCATCGCGGCGGTCGAGCTCAACGTCTCGTGCCCCAACGTCGAGGCCGGCGGCATGATCTTCGGGAACGACCCGAAGGCGCTGGCGCAGGTCGTCCGTGTCTGTCGCCGCGCGACGAGGCTCCCGCTCTGGGTCAAGCTGTCGCCGAACGTCACCGACATCCGCGAGACCGCGCGCGCCGCCGAGGCGGAGGGCGCCGACGCGATCTCTCTCGTCAACACGTTCGTCGGGATGGCGGTCAACGTGGAGAAGCGAAGGCCGGTCCTTGCCAACGGCAGCGGCGGGCTTTCCGGCCCCGCGATCCGGCCTCTGGCCGTATGGCTCACCTGGCAGGTGCGGCGCGCGGTCAAGATCCCGATCGTCGGCATGGGCGGGATCATGACGGGCCGCGACGCGGTCGAGTTCCTCCTCGCCGGAGCGTCGGCGGTGCAGGTCGGGACGGCGAACTTCGTCACCCCGCGCGCCGCGGTCGACGTGATCGACGGCCTGAGGGCGTGGCTCGCCGAGCGCGGCATCAAGGCCGCGGCGGAGCTGACGGGCGCGCTCAAGTCCGCCGAAGCGGCATCGGTGCCGGCATGA
- a CDS encoding aspartate carbamoyltransferase catalytic subunit, with amino-acid sequence MKLLSPHLLGIEPLTPDEITLILDTAVGFSSIATREIKKVPTLRGKTVVNFFVEPSTRTRSSFELAEKRLSADSLNFSTSTSSLVKGETLLDTLRNLEAMAPDFIVIRHGEAGAPHFLAKHGRTPIINAGDGAHEHPTQALLDAFTIRQHKGALSGLKVAIVGDILHSRVARSNVHLLVKMGAEVVLCGPPTLLPAGGKTLGAAVTHRMDAAIEGADVVMMLRIQLERMSGGFFPTLREYAAFYGLNADRLKRAAKDAIVMHPGPINRGVEIMGDVADGEASVILDQVTNGVAVRMAVLYLLAGGDRDAVAQER; translated from the coding sequence ATGAAGCTCCTGAGCCCGCACCTCCTCGGGATCGAGCCCCTGACCCCCGACGAGATCACGCTCATCCTCGACACGGCGGTGGGCTTCTCGTCGATCGCGACCCGGGAGATCAAGAAGGTCCCGACCCTCCGCGGGAAGACCGTCGTCAACTTCTTCGTCGAGCCGTCGACGAGGACCCGCTCGTCGTTCGAGCTGGCGGAGAAGCGCCTCTCCGCCGATTCGCTCAATTTCTCGACCTCGACGTCGTCGCTCGTCAAGGGCGAGACCCTCCTCGACACGCTCCGCAATCTCGAGGCGATGGCGCCGGATTTCATCGTGATCCGTCACGGCGAGGCCGGAGCGCCCCACTTCCTCGCGAAGCACGGGCGGACCCCGATCATCAACGCGGGCGACGGCGCGCACGAGCACCCGACGCAGGCGCTCCTCGATGCGTTCACGATCCGGCAGCACAAGGGCGCGCTCTCCGGCCTCAAGGTCGCGATCGTGGGGGACATCCTCCACAGCCGGGTCGCGCGCTCGAACGTGCACCTCCTCGTGAAGATGGGGGCCGAGGTGGTCCTCTGCGGGCCGCCGACGCTCCTCCCCGCGGGCGGCAAGACGCTCGGGGCGGCGGTGACGCACCGCATGGACGCGGCGATCGAAGGGGCGGACGTCGTCATGATGCTCCGCATCCAGCTCGAGCGGATGTCGGGCGGGTTCTTCCCGACGCTCCGCGAGTACGCGGCGTTCTACGGCTTGAACGCCGACCGCTTGAAGCGCGCGGCGAAGGACGCGATCGTCATGCATCCCGGACCGATCAATCGCGGGGTCGAGATCATGGGCGACGTCGCCGACGGAGAGGCGTCGGTCATCTTGGACCAGGTCACGAACGGCGTCGCCGTGCGGATGGCCGTCCTGTATCTGCTCGCCGGAGGGGACCGTGACGCTGTTGCTCAGGAACGCTAG
- the pyrR gene encoding bifunctional pyr operon transcriptional regulator/uracil phosphoribosyltransferase PyrR — protein MSTTARVRVLDAASIERSLTRIAHEILERNRTSSALGLVGVQTRGVPLARRLAAKLAAIDGTAPPVGRLDINLYRDDLSRIADHPVLRETAIPFDVDGSTVVLVDDVLFTGRTVRAALDALMDLGRPRRIQLAVLVDRGHRELPVKADFVGKNLPTAPTELVEVRLQETDGADEVLIVKAEGGADAREEHRA, from the coding sequence ATGAGCACGACCGCGCGTGTCCGCGTCCTCGACGCGGCGTCGATCGAAAGGTCGCTGACGCGCATCGCCCACGAGATCCTCGAACGCAATCGCACGTCGTCCGCGTTGGGTCTCGTCGGCGTCCAGACGCGCGGCGTTCCGCTCGCGCGGCGTCTCGCGGCGAAGCTGGCGGCGATCGACGGCACGGCGCCTCCGGTCGGGCGTCTCGACATCAACCTCTACCGCGACGATCTCTCGCGGATCGCCGATCATCCGGTGCTCCGCGAGACCGCGATCCCGTTCGACGTCGACGGGAGCACCGTCGTCCTCGTCGACGACGTGCTCTTCACGGGCCGCACGGTGAGGGCCGCGCTCGACGCGCTCATGGATCTCGGCCGTCCGCGCCGGATCCAGCTCGCGGTCCTCGTCGACCGCGGCCACCGCGAGCTGCCGGTCAAGGCCGACTTCGTGGGCAAGAACCTCCCGACGGCGCCGACGGAGCTCGTCGAGGTGCGACTCCAGGAGACCGACGGCGCCGACGAGGTGCTCATCGTGAAGGCCGAAGGCGGAGCCGACGCGCGCGAGGAGCACCGGGCATGA
- a CDS encoding dihydroorotate dehydrogenase electron transfer subunit, whose amino-acid sequence MPRDVVTLVLRNVDLGHGNWLLEFDAEGAAAGMRPGQFFMIGVPGSDVLLRRPFSVCGLPGTFADGAPGAVQVLYRVYGRGTALLASLGRGARLSVLGPLGHGFTPPRAQGAIPLFVAGGIGSAPFPAFAAELRALGFAPEMHYGARTATELPLLDWFASSCAPLAVATQDGTSGTRGLVTVPLEERLAAADRARLHLYACGPTPMLKAVGRLALRSGVVCDLALEAPMACGFGVCLGCVLPTHGPGPNEVRYERVCIDGPVMRAERMAW is encoded by the coding sequence ATGCCCAGAGACGTCGTCACACTGGTCCTTCGTAACGTCGATCTCGGTCATGGCAATTGGCTCCTCGAGTTCGACGCCGAGGGCGCCGCGGCCGGCATGCGTCCCGGACAGTTCTTCATGATCGGCGTTCCGGGCTCCGACGTCCTCCTGCGCCGTCCATTCTCCGTCTGCGGCCTTCCCGGAACCTTCGCCGACGGCGCCCCGGGAGCGGTCCAGGTCCTCTATCGGGTCTACGGCCGCGGGACCGCGCTCCTCGCCTCGCTCGGGCGCGGTGCGCGCCTGAGCGTGCTCGGCCCGCTCGGTCACGGCTTCACGCCGCCTCGCGCGCAGGGCGCGATCCCGCTCTTCGTCGCCGGCGGGATCGGCTCCGCACCGTTCCCCGCGTTCGCGGCCGAGCTGCGCGCCCTGGGCTTCGCCCCCGAGATGCACTACGGCGCGAGGACGGCGACCGAGCTGCCGCTCCTCGATTGGTTCGCCTCGTCGTGCGCTCCGCTCGCGGTCGCGACGCAGGACGGAACCTCGGGCACGCGCGGGCTCGTGACCGTTCCGCTCGAAGAGCGCCTCGCCGCCGCCGACCGCGCCCGGCTCCACCTCTACGCGTGCGGTCCCACGCCGATGCTCAAGGCGGTGGGGCGCCTCGCCCTCCGCTCCGGGGTCGTCTGCGATCTGGCGCTCGAGGCGCCGATGGCCTGCGGTTTCGGCGTCTGTCTCGGCTGCGTTCTCCCGACGCACGGTCCGGGGCCGAACGAGGTGCGCTACGAGCGCGTCTGCATCGACGGCCCGGTGATGCGCGCGGAGCGGATGGCATGGTGA
- the pyrF gene encoding orotidine-5'-phosphate decarboxylase, protein MTPRDRVFVALDTPDRAEALALARRLAGKVGGFKIGLQAFVACGPPLVLEIREMGHEVFLDLKLHDIPNTVLGAAAAAAALDVQFLTVHALGGGAMIERAVSACGERTIVLAVTILTSHDDAALATIGIEGPASSAVPRLAAIARDAGAGGVVCSPLEIAAARAAHPRGVIVVPGIRPAGPRAPDDQARVATPASALAAGADRLVIGRPITAAADPVAAADAIAEEIADVARR, encoded by the coding sequence ATGACCCCTCGCGACCGCGTGTTCGTCGCCCTCGACACGCCCGACCGGGCAGAGGCGCTCGCGCTGGCGCGGCGTCTCGCCGGGAAGGTCGGCGGCTTCAAGATCGGGCTCCAGGCGTTCGTCGCGTGCGGCCCTCCGCTCGTCCTCGAGATCCGGGAGATGGGTCACGAGGTCTTCCTCGACCTCAAGCTGCACGACATCCCGAACACGGTCCTCGGCGCGGCGGCTGCCGCGGCGGCGCTCGACGTCCAGTTCCTCACCGTCCACGCCCTCGGCGGCGGCGCGATGATCGAGCGCGCCGTCTCCGCCTGCGGGGAGCGGACGATCGTCCTCGCGGTGACGATCCTGACGAGCCACGACGACGCGGCGCTCGCGACGATCGGGATCGAAGGTCCGGCGTCCTCCGCGGTGCCGCGTCTGGCCGCGATCGCGCGCGACGCCGGGGCGGGCGGCGTCGTCTGTTCGCCGCTCGAGATCGCGGCGGCGCGCGCCGCACATCCGCGCGGGGTCATCGTCGTCCCCGGCATCCGGCCCGCGGGCCCGCGCGCACCCGACGATCAGGCGCGCGTGGCGACGCCCGCTTCCGCCCTCGCCGCCGGCGCCGACCGGCTCGTCATCGGCCGGCCGATCACCGCCGCCGCCGATCCCGTTGCCGCGGCCGACGCCATCGCCGAGGAGATCGCCGACGTCGCGAGGCGGTGA